In Aggregatibacter sp. 2125159857, one DNA window encodes the following:
- a CDS encoding nuclear transport factor 2 family protein — MDEIRYIYEKWHEYAKARDVEALIALYADHAVFESPLVPAILDRTNGVLNGKDDIKFFLQEGTKRRPNELVKWFRRGDYLTNGRLLVWEYPRQTDEGEQIDILELMEIENGLIQQHRIYWGWKGCLLISQGLARLQHE, encoded by the coding sequence ATGGATGAGATTCGATACATATACGAAAAATGGCATGAGTATGCGAAAGCGCGGGATGTTGAAGCGCTAATTGCGTTATACGCGGATCATGCGGTATTTGAAAGTCCTTTGGTTCCGGCTATCTTAGATAGGACAAATGGCGTACTGAATGGCAAGGATGATATTAAATTTTTCTTACAGGAAGGAACAAAGCGTCGTCCTAACGAATTGGTTAAATGGTTTCGGCGTGGTGACTATCTCACAAATGGGCGTTTATTAGTTTGGGAATATCCAAGACAAACCGATGAGGGTGAGCAAATTGATATTCTAGAATTGATGGAAATCGAAAACGGGCTCATTCAACAGCATAGAATCTATTGGGGCTGGAAAGGATGTTTGCTGATTAGTCAGGGGTTAGCGAGATTGCAGCACGAATAA
- a CDS encoding tetratricopeptide repeat protein — MMKKQLKYIALVFGLLSGFAQANLGLPISVGNTVQEMDKLLRNQLTNDQLRELAQRFLQAGDLRTAFNTMHILALKDDRRAQLDLGRFYFRGDGVAQDYGKAYWWFSEAAEKGSAMALTNLGILYAGGYGIKKNLPHAISLLEKAASANDSHAMLVLGMLYYNEDKIKSLSKAFRWLEKGAKRGNEEAIFRLALMYERGEGTKRNRPMAISIYKDLIAQKSRFSEEAKERLALLEG, encoded by the coding sequence ATGATGAAAAAACAATTGAAATATATTGCCCTCGTATTCGGGTTATTGAGCGGTTTCGCCCAAGCCAATCTTGGACTTCCAATTTCCGTGGGAAATACCGTCCAAGAGATGGATAAGCTGTTACGTAATCAATTAACGAACGACCAGTTGAGGGAATTGGCGCAACGCTTTTTACAAGCCGGCGATTTACGTACCGCATTTAATACCATGCATATTTTGGCGCTGAAAGATGATCGTCGTGCGCAGCTTGATCTCGGGCGGTTTTATTTCCGTGGTGATGGCGTGGCACAAGATTACGGTAAAGCCTATTGGTGGTTTAGTGAAGCGGCCGAAAAAGGTAGCGCCATGGCGTTAACAAATTTGGGGATTTTATATGCTGGCGGTTATGGCATTAAAAAAAATCTTCCGCATGCCATCTCTTTATTGGAAAAAGCCGCCTCAGCCAATGATTCCCATGCCATGTTAGTTTTAGGCATGTTGTATTACAACGAGGACAAGATTAAAAGCCTGAGCAAAGCTTTTCGATGGTTAGAAAAAGGCGCGAAACGTGGCAATGAGGAAGCCATTTTCCGTTTAGCGTTAATGTATGAACGAGGTGAAGGCACAAAACGTAACCGACCGATGGCGATTTCTATTTATAAAGATTTAATCGCACAAAAAAGCCGTTTTTCTGAAGAAGCAAAAGAGCGTCTAGCGTTATTAGAAGGTTAA
- a CDS encoding YwiC-like family protein, whose amino-acid sequence MKLLISNQHGAIVMALMPFLYGMLLSHPIWQHIFFLLAWFSLYLMTYPFLNLFKGRNLELYIKWSWIYFFACVIFAIPVLIYNWHTVLFVAAMLPFVLISIYYVKQKDERAFLNDLAGIVIFAIAGMGAYYFSDRTFDDKIWLVALYPSLFFIGTTLYVKSVMRERKNPLYLKLSIGFHALCILGFVFVQQYLMALAFVPPFIRAIWLPQKKMSVKQVGFTEMGISLLFFANLLYATL is encoded by the coding sequence ATGAAGCTATTAATTTCGAATCAACACGGTGCCATTGTGATGGCGCTTATGCCATTTTTATACGGAATGTTGCTCAGTCATCCGATTTGGCAGCATATTTTCTTTTTGTTGGCGTGGTTTTCCTTGTATTTAATGACCTATCCGTTTCTGAATTTATTTAAAGGCAGAAATTTGGAACTGTATATCAAATGGTCGTGGATTTATTTCTTCGCCTGTGTCATTTTTGCCATTCCGGTATTGATTTATAACTGGCATACGGTGTTATTTGTGGCGGCTATGTTGCCTTTCGTGTTGATCAGTATTTATTACGTTAAGCAGAAAGATGAGCGCGCTTTTTTAAATGATTTGGCAGGTATCGTGATTTTTGCCATTGCCGGTATGGGAGCTTATTATTTTTCTGACCGCACTTTTGATGACAAAATTTGGCTGGTCGCGCTGTATCCGAGCTTATTTTTTATTGGAACCACTTTATATGTGAAATCCGTTATGCGCGAGCGTAAAAATCCGTTGTATTTAAAATTATCCATTGGTTTTCACGCCCTTTGTATTCTCGGATTTGTTTTTGTCCAACAATATCTCATGGCGTTGGCGTTTGTGCCGCCATTCATTCGTGCCATTTGGTTGCCGCAGAAAAAAATGTCGGTCAAACAAGTGGGTTTCACCGAAATGGGGATTTCCCTATTGTTTTTTGCGAATTTACTTTATGCCACTTTGTAG